A window of Blastocatellia bacterium genomic DNA:
CAGATCGTGTTCATTGATCCAGGCATTGAACGTGCGGTGAGCCAGTGGGTCAAGATAAAGAACTACCCAGCCAATGCCTCTAATCGTACCGGTGGCTTTGAAATCTTTCTCCCAATTTCCATACGAGCCAAAGTCGTCCAGGAGCTGTTTGAAAAAAGCCGAGCCTTTGTCCAGCGGCTTTCCGCCGTTGGCCATGTTGCTGAAATAGTATTCGTGCAATCGCATGCCGTTGAACTCCCAGCCAAAGCGGCGCTTCAACGTGGCGTATTCAGGTGCTTCCACGCGCGCGTCGCGAACCACGTGAGCCAGCGCCTGTGCGAACTTGTTTGTGGTCGCTACATAACCTTGATAGAGCGCAAAGTGGTTCATCAAGAGCTGATCGCTGAATCCTGGTGTTCCGAGTAGGTGATCAAAATTCTTTGCTTTGTACTTCATGCCGTCTCTTTTGTGGTTTCGTTCGTGTCCTGAACCGGCTTGTCCGGCTCATCGCGTTTGTTGTCTTCCTGGTGGAGTCCTCGCTTGAACTCCGTGATTGCGCGGCCAAGCGAGCCGCCGATTTCCGGCAGCCGCCGTGCGCCGAACAACAGAAGGACAATGACCAGGATGATCAACAGTTCCGGGAATCCGATGGTTTCAAACACAGGCTATCCTCCACCAGACGGCGAGCAGCAAACGGGAGGGTCCAACGCCCCTCCCATTTGCTCGCCATCAGTGATCAACCAGAGAAGGACGCGAATGAGGGCGAGATGGAGCGACGGGAAGCTGACCCTCCATCCCGTTCCTTCTGCCCCCATGACCCCATCTGCTGAACCTTCTTGGTTGCGTACTGACGGCTGAACATGAAACGATCATAGTTCGGCTCATTGCGACTCGATGACGACGTAGAACGATTGTCCGCTCCGATTCACGAGCAGCAGCACAGGGCCATTTCCCGCCTGATCAACGGCGCGCTCGAACTCACGGACGGTGGTGACAGGTTGACGATTCACCTCTTGAATCACATCGCCGCGTTGTAAGCCGGCGTCGGCTGCCGTGCTCCCGGGTTCCACGTCAACGATCACGACGCCGCGCGTGGAGATCGGCAGGCCCAACTGCCGGGCCACTTGCGGCGTGAGATCATCAACGCTCACACTGTCGAGGGCGCTCGCCTGCTCGTTGCTCTGATTGCCGCGAGACTCCGGGCTCGGCAGCTCACCCAGGGTGACCGACACGTCGCGTTCCTGACCGTTGCGGAAGACTTTCAGGCGCACGGTGGTCCCCGGCGCTGCCTGAGCGATCTTCAGTTGGAGCTCACGACTTTCATGGATGGGCTGGCCGTTAAGTTCAAGGATAATGTCGCCTTTGGCCAAACCACTGTGTGCCGCCGGGCTGTCGGGCCGGACATCGGCTACCAGCGCCCCGCGCGCCTGGCTGAGCCCGAAGGCTTTGGCAATAGCCGACGTCACGGGCTGGATAGTCACACCTAAATAACCACGGACCACTTTTCCGTGCCGGAGGATTTGCTCCATCACGTGACGGGCCATATTGACAGGGATGGCGAACCCGATGCCCTGATTGCCTGCGGCGCCGCTAGAGAGGATCGCCGTGTTGATGCCGATCAACTCGCCACGTGCATTGATGAGCGCCCCGCCGGAATTACCCGGATTGATGGGAGCGTCCGTCTGGATGAAGTCCTCATAATCTTCGATTCCGAGGTTGCCGCGCCCGGTGGCACTGACAATCCCCATGGTCACCGTCCGGCTGAGACCAAAGGGATTGCCAATCGCAAACACAAGATCACCCACTTGAACCTTCGAGGAATCGCCCAGTGTGAGCGTCGGTAGATTGCCGGCATCAACTTTCAGTACGGCCACGTCAGTTTTCGGGTCGGTGCCCACAATGCGCGCTTTGAGTTCGCGGTTATCGTCCAGAAAAACCCTAATATCTGTGGCGCCATCAACCACGTGGTTGTTCGTGAGGAGGTACCCTTCAGGGCTGATGATGACGCCGGAGCCCAGGCTCTGCTCGCGCCGCTCGCGCGGAACGTTGAACTGGAATTGGTCACCGAAGAATCGTCGGAAGAACGGGTCGTTGAAGAACGGCGCCCAGGGACCTGCCCCTGGCGTGCGAACCATCTTCGAGGAAGAGATATTCACGACCGCAGCCATCGCCGGTTTGACAATGGGAGCAAAGGTCATAGGCAATGGCGCGTGAGCGTCACCTCTCGCCCTGTCGTTCGCGATGTACATGGGAACCGCCTGGCCTGAGCCGAACGGCACTCCTTGGCTCTTAGCGGTGACCAGTGATCCAGCCACTCCGCCCACAATCAGCGCCACCGCCAGCCCGACGGCTCCTACCCACATTCGTATTTTTAACACCCTTCCCTCTGCCATTTTTTCCATCTCCTCGCTTTCAATGCTCCGCCCGACGGCCCTCCCACCAAGCGGCATGCGTTCTGCTGAACTTGAGACATGCATGAACGTCCTCCTCAATCAATCCGGCTGACGCCTACTGCTGCTGCTGTCGTAGCGTTTCTACCTTGAGATTGTTCGTCACACTGAACGCCAACGTATCACCTCGCACAATCGTCTCGGCCACCTGTCGCTCGACCGAATTATTGACCACACCTTCGAGGATGACGTTCCCATTATCAACGATAATGTGGATCGGCGGATAGGGTTGGAACGCATATCGCTCAAACTCCGGGTTATGATAGATCAACCGGGCGATCCGAATGCGCAATTGATCGTCAAAGATCGAAGTGGGGAGAACCTGAATCTCGTTCTGCACGGCCCTGACACCAGGCACACGGGCAGCCAGCCGCTCGTAATCGTTTTTGCGCCACGGCTCACGCACCCATCCCTTCAACGTCACCACACCGCTGTTCACGTCACCCGTGATCCAATCGAAGATGTCGTAGAACGCATACGTGCGGATGTTTCTGGCCACGGCGTCAGCAATCTGCTGATCAGAAAGACTGCCTGGCAGAACGGTCAAGCGGTTCTCCACTGCAACAACATCATCGAAGCCGCGCGCGTCTTTCTCCGCTTGCAGCTTCTCAGCCAAGCTGCGCACGGTTCCTGTCAGCGTCACGATGCCATCTTCAACCAACACCGTGATGTTATTCTCTCGCTGCAGGTGGTGCTTGATGAGTCGGTGCTCCACCAGTGTCTTGATCGTCTCATCCGACAGGCGACTGCGACTCTGTTGAGCCATCACGAAAGCCGCGCGCCCGCCCAGACTCATAACGATCAGCAAAACCAGCATCGTTCTTTCCATTACCATCATTGGTTCGTCTCCTTCCATTCTGAAAGCCCCTCACGCTATCGTGAGAGAGGGACCCCTTCAGGATTCCAGGCAGCGGGGTCCCTCGGTGGTTGCCGGGTTAAGGCTTACTCTTCTTCGTAGCCGATGCGCGCTGCGCCGGGCGGAGGTCAACGGAGTGCGCCCAATTCTTCCCCTCGCGCTCGGTATACTTCACCGTCGCCTTCATCCCGGATTTGATCGCCGAGGGCTCGACCCGACGGCCAGCCTCGGTGAACTCGGTGTGGTTGTTATAGGCGAATGTGATGGCTTTGCCCCGCTCCATTAGCGTCAGCGTTTCTGCGTTGGTATTCACGGCCGTGATTTCGCCCCGAACGGTCCTCATATTCGCCTTCGTCGCATGCTTGGCCTCGACCTGTCCTGGCGCCTTGTGAGCTTCCGATTTTTGCGACGCCATCACAGCGCCAGACAGGGCAAAGGCCAAAACGACAATGTTGCCAAGCGATAGGAATGTTCTCATGGTTTTCATCTCTCCTTTTGTGAAATGGTTCTTCATGTCCGACTCTTTTTCAGTGCAACTAGCATACCAGTCCATCGCGCGTAGGCATCCGACGCGGAACGCCTCGAATAAACTGGAGTTAGACAGACTCCAGTGAAAGTCACTCCACAATTGCAGGTGAGGCGGATTTGCGCTCACAAACAAACTTGCCCCACACAGCGATGGATGATCGAGGTGGGAGCGACCTTGAGAGGAGGCGTCGTTAGACGCCGTAAGAGGGTAGCCAGACGTGAAGTCTGGGTCGGGCATCCCCCCAGGGCGCCTTGGAGAGGCGCCAGAAGTTCTCCCATGGGTCATTCATGCAGTTGAACCGCGCGCCGCGAACACCCATTGTTGGCGCGTCTCCAACGCGCCACTCTGGTTCGATCGGCTGCTCCAGACGTTGCACGTCTGGCTGTTTGCGCCTCCGGCGCAAGCTGAGCTTGGACTTTTTCCGGGGATCGTCCTTATCTCCGCGCTCGCCACGAACCATGAAAATGGTTATTTTCAGAGGAATCGCTCCTATGCAACAGCACGCCACGAACGATGAAAGACAATTCTTTCGTGAGGTTTGTGTGTTTCGTGGGCTATTTTCAGAGGAGCTCCTCATTGCTCAACTGCGACGGATGCCATGACGTTCGAGGATGCGATAGAGCGTGCGCCGGTCAATGTTCAATATCTCTGCTGCTCGTGAAGCATTGTGGTTGGTGGCTTCGAGAACTTCCAGGATGTATTCCTTTTCCTTCTCGGCTAACGTCACAAACGAATCAACGCTCACCGGAGGCGGCAACGCACTCGGTTGACCTCGGCGAATTTCTTCGGGAAAGTCTTCCGGCGTGAGAACTCCGCTGGAGTTCAGCGCGATGGCCCGCTCGACAGCATTTTCCAGCTCCCGCACATTGCCCGGCCAGTCATACCGGCTCAGCATCGGATAAACTGATTCGTGGATGGCGATGGTCTTTGAAGAGGCCGCTGCATACCGGCGGACAAAATGATCCAGCAAAAGAGGAATATCGCCCCGACGCTGGCGTAGTGGCGGAAGATCAAGAGTGACGACCTTCAAGCGATAGAAAAGATCCTCGCGAAACGCATGCGTCCGCACCAGCTCTTCGAGCGGTTGGTTGGTCGCCGCCACAATGCGGACATCCACATGAATAGGTTCAGTCGAACCAACACGGAGCACTTCGCGCTCTTCGAGTACCCGAAGGAGTTTCATTTGTAAGGCGGGGGTGGTATTGGAAATCTCATCGAGAAACACCGTCCCACCGTGAGCAGCCTCAAAGATACCCACCTTATTGCTTGTCGCTCCGGTGAACGCGCCCTTCACGTACCCGAATAGCTCGCTTTCGAGCAGCGTCTCAGTGAGCGCTCCACAGTTGATCGCCTTAAATGGACCACGGCGACCACTGATCTTGTGGATCAAGCGCGCGACCATCTCCTTGCCCGTCCCGCTCTCGCCTTGGATCAGCACCGTAGTTTGCAGCGGCGCGACCCGAGCAATCAGCTTATAAACTTCCACCATCTCCGGACTGCGACCGATGATGTCGGCCTCCGTCTGACGTTCTTCAATCGTCGAGCGCAGCTTCCGGTTCTCCCGCCGGAGCGCGGCTTGCTCCAACGCCCGCCGTACCACCAATCGCAGATGATCCAGCTTGAACGGTTTGCTGATGTAATCGTAGGCTCCTTTGCTGATGGCCTCAATTGCAGTATCCATCGCAGCAAATGCGGTCATGACGATGACCGGAATGTCCGGACGTCGCGCGCGCGTTTCCTCTAACACTTTCATCCCGTCAATCTCGCGCATGCGCAAGTCGGTCAGCACCAGCTCCAGGTTCTCGAACGAAAGCGCTTCCAAGGCCTCTGCTCCGCTTCTGGCTCGCACGACGGCGTAACCTTCTTTTTGGAGCACCTCGGCCAAAGATTCCAAAGCCGACCGATCATCATCTACGACCAACATCAAGGGGACTCGATCTTGGCTCATCACACTTCGACCTCCCGCACTGCCTGTGGCTCCTGCCAGTCTTGCTCAAGCTGGCGGACTTCAGGTAAGAGAATGGTGAAGCAGCTACCCTGCCCCGGCGTACTGCTCACCGAAATCTGACCTCCATGTTGACGGACGATCTTCTTGCTCACGGCCAAGCCCAGGCCGCTCCCCTTGCCAAACTCTTTGGTGGTGAAGAGCGGATCAAAAATATGTTGCAGCCGGTCGGCTGAAATCCCAATGCCAGAATCGCGCACATCAATCCGAAAATCGCTCAGCGCACCTTTTTCAGCCGGCGGCTCGCGCCGGATCTCTACCGACAGCGTGCCCGCGCCCGGGATCGCATCCAGCGAATTGTTGAACAGGTTGAGGAAGAGTTGTTGTAATTGGTCTGGATCCCCTTCGGTCAAGAACGGCCCACCGCTTCCCTTAAACTCAAATCGAATTTGCCGCGACTCCATTGTCGGACTAAGTAGATGAGCCACTTTAAGGATGATCTCCTCTAAATCTACCGGGACACGGCGACGCGGCTGCCGAGTCGTTGCCAAGAGATTCTCTACGATAGCGCAGACCCGATCAATCTGCTCACTGACCAAACGCAGGCGAGCGTAGACCAGCGAATCTGACCGGCACTCCTCCATCAGCATTTGCAGATGAGTCGAGACGGCGCTCAGCGGCGAGCCAACCTCGTGCGCAAACGTGGCCGTCAGTTGCCCAGCCAGCGCCAAACGTTCGGCCTGCGTCAGCCGTTTTTGGGCTTCGTACAACTGCAAGTTCAGTTCTCGCAGCTCGCGGTTGCGCTTGGCCAACTCGGCAGTGGCCTCCTCGATGCCTTGTTGCAGGTTCTCCTGTAGCCGTTGAATTTCCTCGAGCATGCGATTAAAGTGGCACGCCAACTGACCGAACTCACCAACCAAATCTTCATCGGCCCGCGCCGAAACCTCGCCCGTTTGAAACCGCTGCATCACTGCCACCAGGTGACGCACGCTCCGATACACTGTCGTACGAAACAACCAGGTGATCGCTAAAACCAAGAGCAAGCTGGCCACGATGACCGAGTAGAGGCCCATGCGAACATGGATGGCTAGAATCTCGTCTACCACCTGCAACGGTTTGACGACCGTCAGAAATCCCCGCCGCCCGTCGCTGAATTCAAGCGGGTGCACAGAAAAGAGCAACCGCCCCGATCCCTCCTTGGTTATGAAGGTCTCCGCCGTACCACTCTGTAAGGCAGCCAGTTCTTGACCTTCCAGCGCACGGTCCCCACTGACGGAGCTAGACTGAACCAGCTTCAGCTCCCCGTCGAAGTCAGCATAGATATCTACCCGACTGATATTGAACCCCATTTCTATGAACTCACGCACGTGGGTCTGAAAGTCAGGCGGAAAGCCAGCCGCCGGAAAGCGCTCCGCTTCGTCGGTCAGATAGCGAGCCACAGTTTCGATCCGCTCTCCGCGTGCACGCTCTAGTGCCCGTATCGAACTCAGTGTAACGAGCCACTCGGTGACCGCCAGGACAAAAATGCAGATCACCAGCGTCAAAACCAAGATGCGAGTTTGTATGGACCACTTGGAGTTGTTCCAACGCTTTGACATGCCGTGCTTCTATTCTGAAGGCAGATTATGCCTTCAGCCGAGGCCTCCCCGCAACCAGCGTAGGGACTGGATAGTCAGAGCGATTTTCAGTTGCATTTAGCCTGGTTACCCCGCATTTTGTTGCAGGCTGATGCACGCTGCAAGCGCGCCCTAGGGTAAACTCATTCACAAATCGCTCTAGGTTTGACGAATCAACCCTTCTTCTCCCACACGAACAGTTTTGCAGATGCTCGCAACGACCGGCCAGTCACCGCTTTGATGACTCGCTACTTCTTCGCCTTCCGTGGCACTGAGTTGATGACAATGGAATTCGCCCAATTGCGCCCATTCTTCATCTGGTAATACACCGTCAGACGGGCGCCAGGCAACAAAGCCGACGGCTTGACGGCATGCCCTCTTCCAGTAATCTTTGTGTCAGCGTCCCACACAAAGGTCAGCGACTTTGTACCTTCAGCGACCGTCAGAGTCTTGGTCTTAACGTCAATACTGGTCAGCCAACCCGCGACCATCTGAGAGGCTGATTTGACCTCCGTGGCCGATTGAGTCTTCGTTGTGGCCACGCGAGTCTTGACGGGAATTGGTTCTTGCGGAACCAACTTCGATTGCGCCAAGCCTGCTGTAGACATGCTCACAGCAGCAACGAACACGGTGGTAGTTGCTAGGAACTTGCTCATGCGCTGTATGCCTCCTTCCCAACCATTTGTATGTCCGAAATGCACCCCTTATGCAACTCTTGTGCCAACTTCGTGCCAGTTGACTAGCCCCCGACAATTTTGAGCAGCAACGAATGTTAGCAAAAAACTGACTTCCATCATGTCTATCCTTTGGGCGTGGCAAAATTGCGCCTGTCAGCAAAGTTGCCACAGGCGGGATGGACAATCAGGCAATCAGATAACGCCCAGAAGAACATGAATACAGAAGCTGCTGCCAAGCTAGATTCCACATGAGTCTTCCCCATCAAACACGTGGCTGCTGGCTTCCAGCCGGCCGTTCTCAGCTCGGCCCTTGGGACTATCGCACCGCCATCCTCTCTTTTCCATGAAGATGACTCACCACATAGTTCCTTGACCCTGCCAACCGTTTGTACTATGTTGCCAACTCCAATTCGGCACAAACCGTCTATGTATTACCTCTACACGATAGGATTATGCTTGAGCATAGCCACCCTGGTTCCCCTTTTCCTGGTCAGGGGAATTCGCGCGAACAAGTATCTGCACAGCTTTCGTCAACGGCTCGCCATGACGTTGCCCTGCCTTCCCCATGATAGGCCAATAATCTGGATTCACGCCGTCTCTGTTGGAGAGGTCTTGGCCGCTCAGCCCCTTATCCAAGCCCTCTTAAGTCACCTGTCAAACTATCAAATTGTCCTCTCTACAACAACTGAAACAGGACAACTGATCGCTTCTCGTCGTCTGCCCTTGTCCGGTATCCAGCGGTTCTATTTCCCCCTTGACGTGCCATACGTTATCAGACGGATACTCAACACGGTCAAACCTACACTCGTGCTCATCATGGAAACTGAAATATGGCCCAACTTCCTCCGCCTGTGCTCGCACAAAAATATCCCCGTACTGCTCGTCAATGGCAGAATCTCAGAGCGCTCGTTCAGACGCTATAAACTCATTAAAAGTTTCTTCCGGTCTGTGTTGAATCACTTCCACTTGCTGTTGATGCAAAGTCAGCAAGACGCCGCCCGCGCTCTTGCGCTTGGCGCACAAAGCCAAAAGGTCATCATCACAGGCAACCTCAAGTATGATGTGTTCCCACCAAGTGAACCGCCAGATTTGGCCTCCATCGCCAAACAGCTTCAACCTTCTGATCATGACATCATCATAGCCGGCAGCACGGTCACGGGCGAAGAACCTATCATCCTCGAAGCGTTCACTCAGCTCATCAGGAAACGAATATCCACCAACAGCCACCAGCATCCCAAAAAACTTCGGTTGATATTGGCGCCAAGACATCCTGAGCGATGGGCAGAGGTGGAGCACCTGCTGAAGGCATCCGGCCTGCACTACATCCGGCGCTCGGCGCTGCCCTGCCCGGAACTCTCGCCTGCCCATGTCATCCTACTCGATTCCATGGGGGAACTCGCCTTTCTCTATTCCCTAGCCCGGATTGCCTTCGTCGGCGGCTCTCTGGTCCCTGCCGGCGGACATAACATCTTAGAACCTGCCCTTTTCGGCAAACCCATTGTCGTTGGCCCCTACATGGCCAACTTCCAACAAATCACCGCGGCATTCCTGGAAGCCGGAGCGCTCATACAACTTCGTCACGATCCACAGCGCACCTTCGCTGAGCAACTGCTCGACACATTTGAATCATTGCTGGAGAATGAACCTCAATCCAAAGCCATGGGCCAGACAGCTAAGCAACTGATCGAGCAACATCGCGGCGCCACCGCCAAAACACTGGCACACATCAAAAGCCTTCTCGAGCAACGCGCCTCTGAGCCTACCCTGCCATCATGCTAAATCCGTTCACACACTCTCTCATTGAAAGGCTACCGACGCCTGCGCTAAAACTCCTTGCGAGGTTGTATTCGGCAGCCGTTCAAATTCGGTTGTCCCTTTACTACGCGCGCTACATTCCGTCCCGCCGACTGAATAGCTTCACCATCAGCATCGGCAATCTGAGCGTCGGCGGTACAGGGAAAACTCCCCTCGTAGAACTTCTGGCCAGATACCTCCATGAGCAGGGCTATGTTGTGTCCATTCTAACCCGGGGACATGGGCGCCGACGCGCCCGTACCCGACAGGTTGTTTCCAATGGAAAGACAATTGCCAGCGACGTTACGTTAACCGGCGACGAACCGTTAATGCTGGCTCGACACCTACCGGGGGTCATTGTAATCGCCGACCCGGATCGCTACAACGCCGGCTTATGGGCTGAAGCAACCTTTGCAACCGATGTGCACATCCTCGACGATGGTTTTCAGTACCTCAGACTCCAACGCGACGTCAACATTTTGTTGATTGATGCGCTTGATCCACTAACAACCGCTCAGCCGCTACCACTTGGACGACTCAGAGAACCATTGTCCGAAATGGCCAGAGCTGACATCATCATCGTCACCAATGCAGACCAACACTTCGATCAAACAGAACTGGAGATTCAAATACGATCGCTCGCAGGCGACAAGCCTCTATTCTATGCCTATCGGGATTTGGTCGGTCTTCTAGCCCCTCAAACCGGGCAGACCTATAAGATGCAGCGATTAACTGGAGCCCCCATCGCTGTAATATGTGGCATCGGGAACCCACACCAGTTCGTCTCCAACCTCGCTCATTTTGCCCCCAGCATCGTCTACCAACGACATTTTCCAGACCATCACTGGTTCACACGAAAAGAGCTTCAGCACATGTTTGCTGAAGCGACTGATCGGGGCGCGCAATTCATCATCACAACAGAAAAAGATTGGCTCCGGATTGAAAACCTCCCACTGCCTTGCACGCCACCCCTGTTGGTCGCTCTGTCAGAATTGAGAATAACAGAACAAGCTCGATTGTTTAGCTTGATCCTTCAGGCGATGCACGCAAAAACCGGATGAGCGATTGATACGAGCAATTGAACATCACGCTTAATCACGACTTCGGCTGTCGCAGCAGTTCAATTGCCTTTTTCAAGAGTAGGTCTTCACCAGAATCGGGAGAAGGCGCAGAGACTCCAGCACCCGGCGAATGAATCCCTTCTTCCTGGATTTGCTCGATCGCACTCAGGTCAGGGCCAGACGAAATCTTAACCTCAACGCTCGGAGTGACGCCGCTAGTGGCTGATGTAGAGCCTAAAAACGGCCGCCCTGACGGACTCGCATACTTCTTCGTCGTGATCAACATCCCGCCACCATCCCTTAACCGAAATAATTCCTGCTCGCCACCGGCGCCGAACGTGCGCTCGCCAATAACCTCACCAACCTTGTTCTCCAAGATCGCAGCGGCAATCGCTTCAGCCGCCCCGGCCGTTGTTCGGTCAATAATAGCCACCAAAGCCCCTTTGAAAATACGACGCTCCGGTTGAGCTTCAAAACTCTTGATTTCTTTGGCCTCCTTGCCCACAAGCTTGGCCAGCACCCCTTGACCGATAAAGAGATTCGCTACGGCAACAGCTTCTTCGATTTTCCCATCAGCAACGCCTCGCAAATCAAGAACGAGGCTTTTAATCCCCTGGTCAACCAACGACCGCAGTTGGTTCTTGATGGCAACGCTCTGCCCCTTTTGCAAGCTGGCGACTTGTAAATACCCTATTGCCGGCGAGAGCAGCTTGCCAGTTGGCTCAGGCGGGGAGAACTCAGCAAGTTTCACCTTTAGCGTCTGAGACCGCCCGCCACGAAACACTCTCAATTCGACCTCTTTACCGGCTGGACCCTTGAGCAGCCCCAATGCGTCATACAAACTCATGTCGCGAGTCGGCTGGTTATTTATGTATTCAAGAACATCCCCTGCCTTGACGCCAGCGTGATCTGCTGGCCCCTTTTTGACAACAGCTACGACGTACACATAACCCGCCACCTTGGAGATCGTCATACCACAGCTCGCTTGCCGATCAGAATCAGCCGCCTGAAACTGGCTGACCTGCTCCGGCGTCAAATAAGCACTGTACGGATCGAGTCCCTCAGCCAAACCACGCAACGCACCAATCCGCACCTTCTCAAGGTTCGGCTCGTCAACATAATCTTCTACAATGCGTGAAAGAACCTCGTGAAAGATATTCATCTGGGAATAGGGATCATTTCCAGCAATCACGCCGTAGCGAGGAAGAAGCCCCCCCAGTATCGCATAAAGCGCGATAATTGACGAGAAAATCATAACGCCGATTCTCAGCTTGATGCCCATAGCAATCCTCCGTGAAGCGGTATCATACAACACCAATCAATCCATCCACAAGTAATGCTCTCGGCAACTCTCGGCTGGTGAAACAACAAATTGAGTCGCGTAGAAGCCAAGCAGACTATCCAGCCATCGGCACCACTCAACAGACAAAACGTTAACCCGCTTGACGGTCTGCTGAATCCGCTCATATACTCAACCTTCCATGAGAATCCTGGCTATAGACTATGGACTAAAGCGAATCGGCATCGCGACCACTGATGAATTGCGCCTGACCATTCGAGCAGTGAAAACAATCCCATCTCATGGCGTCAACCAGGACGCCCATCGGCTCCTAGAAATAGCAAACCAGCTCAACACCAAACAGCTTGTCATCGGATTACCCACCCACCATTCAGACCGTTCAGGAGTGTTCTTGCGCCGAGTCCTCAAACTTCGTGATAAACTACAGAAACTTTCCTCGCTCCCTGTGACCGTATGGAACGAAAGCTGGACAACAACAGCCGCCAATCAATGGATGATCGAACATCACATCCCTGCCAAGCGCCGACGCCAAATCAGAGA
This region includes:
- the lpxK gene encoding tetraacyldisaccharide 4'-kinase, with the protein product MLNPFTHSLIERLPTPALKLLARLYSAAVQIRLSLYYARYIPSRRLNSFTISIGNLSVGGTGKTPLVELLARYLHEQGYVVSILTRGHGRRRARTRQVVSNGKTIASDVTLTGDEPLMLARHLPGVIVIADPDRYNAGLWAEATFATDVHILDDGFQYLRLQRDVNILLIDALDPLTTAQPLPLGRLREPLSEMARADIIIVTNADQHFDQTELEIQIRSLAGDKPLFYAYRDLVGLLAPQTGQTYKMQRLTGAPIAVICGIGNPHQFVSNLAHFAPSIVYQRHFPDHHWFTRKELQHMFAEATDRGAQFIITTEKDWLRIENLPLPCTPPLLVALSELRITEQARLFSLILQAMHAKTG
- a CDS encoding S41 family peptidase, with the protein product MGIKLRIGVMIFSSIIALYAILGGLLPRYGVIAGNDPYSQMNIFHEVLSRIVEDYVDEPNLEKVRIGALRGLAEGLDPYSAYLTPEQVSQFQAADSDRQASCGMTISKVAGYVYVVAVVKKGPADHAGVKAGDVLEYINNQPTRDMSLYDALGLLKGPAGKEVELRVFRGGRSQTLKVKLAEFSPPEPTGKLLSPAIGYLQVASLQKGQSVAIKNQLRSLVDQGIKSLVLDLRGVADGKIEEAVAVANLFIGQGVLAKLVGKEAKEIKSFEAQPERRIFKGALVAIIDRTTAGAAEAIAAAILENKVGEVIGERTFGAGGEQELFRLRDGGGMLITTKKYASPSGRPFLGSTSATSGVTPSVEVKISSGPDLSAIEQIQEEGIHSPGAGVSAPSPDSGEDLLLKKAIELLRQPKS
- the ruvX gene encoding Holliday junction resolvase RuvX gives rise to the protein MRILAIDYGLKRIGIATTDELRLTIRAVKTIPSHGVNQDAHRLLEIANQLNTKQLVIGLPTHHSDRSGVFLRRVLKLRDKLQKLSSLPVTVWNESWTTTAANQWMIEHHIPAKRRRQIRDQIAACLILEDFLSSQKHA